TTTTCTGTGATATACGTCTTAACGATCCTAGCGAATATGTCCATCATAGCCCTAGTGAGGACCCACTCACgcctccacacccccatgtacttcttcctctgCAATCTCTCCTTCCTTGAGATCTGGTACACCACAGCATGTATTCCCAAGGCCATTGCTGTCATGTTGGACACAAGCCAAACTATCTCTTTCACTGTCTGCCTCCTGCAAttgttttttctcctctccaTGGGTGCCACAGAATGTTTTCTCCTGGCTGTCATGGCCTATGACCGCTATCTGGCCATATGCCAGCCATTGCACTACATCTTCCTCATGAACAGCACCTTCTTTACTCAGCTGGCACTCCTCTCTTGGCTGTGTGGGTTCCTGTATGTCTCTGTGCTGGCAGTTCTAATATCCAGGTTGTCTTTCTGTGGCCATAATGTCATCAATCATTTCATTTGCGACATAGATTCATGGATCGTGCTTTCCTGTGCCAAGACGAATCTCATTGAGCTGGCAACTTTCATCGACTCATTCATTGTTGTCATGGTCTCATGCACAATAACCCTGGTCTCCTACATTTTCATTATCTCCACCATCTTGAGAATCCCTTCAGCCCAAGGCCggaaaaaggccttttccacttgCTCGGCCCACCTCACTCTTGTGACTATCTGGTACTGCTCTGGTATTTTTCTGTATGTCAAGCCTTCTGCACAGAAATCGTTGAATTTGAATAAAACTATCAACATCTTTAACACTATGGTAACTCCACTACTGAACCCTTTTATTTACACTCTAAGAAACAAAGAGGTGAAGGAAGCCTTGGGAAAGATAATTAGGGGCATGTAAAGTGGTCAAAGACACTAGATTTAGTAGAAATTCCAAGCTGTTAGGTTTGAGTGTCACTTACCAGTATCTCTATGGATAGAACCATTGTTAATTACATTatgcctaagggagttagattCCTAGCTCCCACTGGATATTGGAGGATGTGCTGGGGCCCCAATCGTGGGCAACAATACCAACTGAAGTAGGCTGTCAGAATATCAGCTAACCAAATAAGCACATTCCTGATATGAGAGGATGCTACTGGAACTCAACGATCTCTTAAGTCACTGC
Above is a genomic segment from Gopherus flavomarginatus isolate rGopFla2 chromosome 11, rGopFla2.mat.asm, whole genome shotgun sequence containing:
- the LOC127030861 gene encoding olfactory receptor 6F1-like translates to MSIIALVRTHSRLHTPMYFFLCNLSFLEIWYTTACIPKAIAVMLDTSQTISFTVCLLQLFFLLSMGATECFLLAVMAYDRYLAICQPLHYIFLMNSTFFTQLALLSWLCGFLYVSVLAVLISRLSFCGHNVINHFICDIDSWIVLSCAKTNLIELATFIDSFIVVMVSCTITLVSYIFIISTILRIPSAQGRKKAFSTCSAHLTLVTIWYCSGIFLYVKPSAQKSLNLNKTINIFNTMVTPLLNPFIYTLRNKEVKEALGKIIRGM